Proteins encoded in a region of the Thermodesulfobacteriota bacterium genome:
- a CDS encoding ion channel — protein sequence MHRLFSRFWSTDDRGLTVLLAVMVVYLLILYPFSTLGAFGGFVISLFFTLVLISGVTAVTDRSFIKIPAIAFILLIFVLHHYLLKSQATLLDFIDTLVSLIFLGLFEFVVLFHVFREGPITAHRIRGAIVAYMLFGLIWAQSYLLIELYSPNSFDINGLPYVPLIHQLTASLIYFSFVTLTTIGYGDITAINPFARALVMFEGLMGQLFPAILIARLVSLQIYQKESGRDK from the coding sequence GTGCATAGATTATTCTCTAGATTTTGGTCTACCGATGATAGAGGGCTTACTGTTCTGCTCGCTGTGATGGTTGTCTACTTGTTAATACTATATCCATTTTCCACTCTCGGCGCATTCGGAGGTTTTGTTATATCTTTATTTTTTACTCTTGTTTTAATCTCCGGCGTCACAGCCGTTACTGATAGGTCATTTATTAAGATACCAGCAATCGCATTTATACTGCTTATTTTTGTGCTCCATCACTACTTATTAAAATCTCAGGCTACGCTTCTAGATTTTATCGATACTTTAGTATCACTCATATTTCTAGGTCTATTTGAATTTGTAGTGCTCTTTCATGTCTTTCGTGAGGGTCCGATTACCGCGCACCGTATCAGGGGTGCCATTGTCGCTTATATGCTGTTTGGCCTTATCTGGGCTCAATCATATCTGTTGATTGAGTTATATTCACCAAACTCTTTTGACATTAATGGCCTACCCTATGTACCCCTAATTCATCAACTCACAGCGAGTCTCATATACTTTAGCTTTGTAACACTCACGACAATCGGCTATGGCGACATCACGGCCATAAATCCATTTGCGCGTGCCCTGGTGATGTTTGAAGGCCTAATGGGTCAGCTTTTTCCCGCAATCTTGATTGCTAGACTTGTGTCCCTTCAGATCTACCAAAAAGAATCGGGGCGGGATAAATAA
- a CDS encoding efflux transporter outer membrane subunit, with the protein MMLKFLILPIIFALMLSACMLGPNYSRPDLDVPQGWRLSVEKANEVANVSWWEQFNDPVLSKYIQTSLEQNKDLKIAIAVVQEYYARLGITRSELFPQLDAAGAAGRIRSSSSFLPSSEGVDRNFNAFVIAFNLSYELDIWGRIRRATEAARAELLSQEEAQRTVILTLVTSVASTYIDLLDLDKRLDIARQTLKSFEESLRLIELQFKGGIVSELEVRQAQSQVESAAVVIPQLETQIAQKENLLSVLLGKNPGAIERGRTIDELSLPNIPSGQPSDLLEQRPDILQAENQLIAANARIGEAKAEYFPKINLAALLGFETPELDNFFDHSSLFYHFGGVLAQPLFEGGRIIYKVKGAEAHKEQALFNYEQTILNALKEVNDALVGYKNSDAELGIQARQVAVLKDYLRLAELQYDEGLVEYLNVLDAQRQLFDAQLAQAQTQGKHFLNLVGLYKTLGGGWVVEAEKLSDSSQKLQN; encoded by the coding sequence ATGATGCTCAAATTTCTTATTCTCCCAATAATCTTTGCTTTGATGCTCTCAGCCTGCATGCTTGGGCCGAATTACAGCCGACCGGATTTGGATGTTCCACAAGGCTGGCGTTTATCAGTCGAGAAGGCTAATGAAGTTGCCAACGTTTCCTGGTGGGAACAGTTCAATGACCCGGTTTTAAGCAAGTACATACAAACTTCGCTTGAGCAAAACAAAGACCTCAAGATAGCCATAGCAGTGGTTCAAGAATACTACGCCCGGCTGGGCATTACCCGCTCTGAGCTTTTCCCCCAGTTAGATGCAGCAGGTGCGGCAGGCAGGATAAGGTCTTCGAGTAGCTTTCTCCCCAGTTCTGAAGGCGTTGACCGAAATTTCAATGCCTTTGTCATCGCCTTTAACCTTTCCTATGAACTGGATATATGGGGACGTATACGAAGGGCAACTGAGGCTGCCCGCGCCGAGCTTTTGAGCCAGGAAGAAGCCCAGCGTACCGTTATTCTAACCCTTGTTACCTCCGTAGCTAGCACGTACATTGACTTGTTAGATCTTGATAAACGACTCGATATCGCCCGTCAAACACTTAAGTCCTTCGAGGAATCCCTCCGTCTTATTGAGCTTCAATTCAAAGGTGGAATTGTGTCGGAATTGGAAGTCCGGCAAGCACAGTCGCAGGTTGAGTCTGCTGCTGTGGTGATTCCACAACTGGAAACTCAGATTGCCCAGAAAGAGAATCTGTTGAGCGTATTATTGGGAAAAAATCCCGGTGCCATAGAAAGGGGTCGTACAATTGATGAGCTGTCATTGCCTAACATTCCTTCTGGACAACCCTCGGATTTGCTCGAGCAACGTCCTGATATTCTACAAGCCGAGAATCAGCTTATTGCAGCAAATGCAAGAATCGGCGAGGCAAAGGCCGAGTATTTCCCAAAAATCAACCTTGCCGCCCTCCTTGGTTTTGAAACGCCGGAGCTTGATAATTTTTTCGATCACTCCTCGCTTTTCTACCATTTTGGCGGCGTCCTTGCCCAGCCGCTCTTCGAGGGAGGAAGAATAATATACAAGGTTAAGGGAGCCGAAGCACACAAGGAACAGGCGCTCTTCAACTACGAACAGACAATACTTAACGCGCTTAAAGAGGTTAATGATGCACTCGTAGGATATAAAAATTCTGATGCAGAGTTAGGAATACAGGCCAGGCAGGTAGCCGTATTGAAGGATTACCTTCGTCTGGCCGAACTCCAGTATGACGAGGGATTGGTGGAATACCTAAACGTACTCGATGCTCAGAGACAACTCTTTGATGCCCAGCTTGCACAAGCACAAACACAAGGCAAGCACTTCCTAAACCTTGTGGGTTTGTACAAAACTCTAGGCGGAGGCTGGGTGGTGGAGGCGGAAAAGCTGAGTGATAGTTCGCAGAAACTACAAAATTAA
- a CDS encoding multidrug efflux RND transporter permease subunit, whose product MFSGIFIDRPILAAVISIIIVLAGLVSALTLPIAQYPNITPVQIQVTATYPGADAEDVSNAVAAPIEYQVNGTEDMIYMYSTSSSTGNYTLSVFFGIDTDPDIAQVNVQNRVQWAMAQLPTSVQAQGIQVQPRTNSFLMVIALVSPDGTYDQAYLTNYANLYVLDAFKRIPGANLSQIFGVPFYAMRLWLKPDRMAQLKITATDIAEAVKAQNEQYSTGQIGQSPTSNPVELSFPIIAQGRMSDPSEFENIILRTDYTGAAVVRIKDVGHAELGMQSYSLRSRYDNKQAALIAVYQQADANALDVSKQVRQTLEELKKDFPPGLDYQIALDATKFIKASIDEVFHTLMEAVVLVVLVVFLFLQSFRATVIPCIAIVVSIVGTFIGMYALGFSINMLTLFGMVLAIGLVVDDAIVVVENVERNMHEFHLEPRQATRRAMEEVTGPVIAIVLVLGAVFIPTAFLGGITGQLYKQFAVTIAISMAISGFVALTLTPALAAIILKPQHGDKKGFLGRFFKWFNDWFDRMTHHYTNAVRSVIKRATLALILFGIMVVGIYSLFRTIPTSFVPAEDQGYLFGVAYLPDAASLDRTEKVGKQATDIFLKNPAVYSVAVPNGYSLLDSQLKTNAATLFISLKDYEEREEKSMQAPAIIQEVFPELAAIKDAQVFPMNPPSIPGLGVTGGFEFWVQYRGSGGYSEVDKVTREFIGKASQRPELVGLASTIHSTSQKLFLEVDRQKTQALGVPIKDVYDAMQTLYGSLYVSQFDKYSQVFQVILQAESRYRVRPEDIGQIYVRTSQGDMMPLSAVVKTRYTTGPDLVSRFNGFPSAKITGSAAPGYSSGQAIATMEEVAREVLPEGFTFAWSGEAFEEKQSGGTSSLAFIFGLILVFLILSAQYESWSLPLSVTLAVPTGIFGALLAVWLRGLDNDVYFQIGLVTLVGLSAKNAILIVEFAVLKRREGLSFLDAAAEAARLRLRPIVMTSLCFILGMVPLVIASGAGANSRHSIGTGVMGGMTSATLLAVFFVPLFFFLVENFSERFFGKEKKVTTAEPVHGDGVAQTVNPKEEKV is encoded by the coding sequence ATGTTTTCCGGGATATTTATTGATAGACCGATTTTAGCGGCGGTGATTTCGATTATAATTGTACTGGCCGGACTTGTTTCAGCGCTGACATTACCTATAGCGCAGTATCCCAACATCACCCCGGTTCAGATCCAGGTGACGGCAACCTACCCCGGTGCGGACGCTGAGGACGTATCCAATGCGGTCGCCGCCCCGATAGAGTACCAGGTAAACGGCACCGAAGACATGATCTATATGTACTCGACCAGTTCTTCCACGGGCAATTACACCCTATCGGTGTTTTTTGGCATAGATACCGACCCGGACATCGCCCAGGTCAACGTGCAGAACCGGGTTCAATGGGCAATGGCTCAGCTACCTACCTCGGTACAGGCGCAGGGCATACAGGTGCAACCGCGCACAAACTCCTTTCTCATGGTAATCGCTCTGGTTTCTCCCGACGGCACATACGACCAAGCCTATCTAACCAACTATGCCAATCTCTATGTCCTGGATGCCTTTAAACGTATCCCTGGTGCAAACCTCTCTCAGATCTTTGGCGTTCCTTTTTATGCAATGCGTCTATGGTTGAAGCCGGACCGTATGGCACAGCTAAAGATTACCGCCACCGATATTGCCGAGGCAGTAAAAGCCCAGAACGAGCAGTATTCTACCGGACAGATCGGCCAATCACCCACATCTAACCCGGTAGAGCTTAGCTTCCCTATCATAGCGCAGGGGCGGATGTCTGACCCCTCCGAGTTCGAGAATATCATCCTGCGCACCGATTACACGGGCGCAGCGGTAGTACGAATAAAAGACGTGGGGCACGCAGAGCTCGGCATGCAGAGTTACTCGCTACGCTCCAGATACGACAATAAACAGGCGGCGCTGATAGCAGTCTACCAGCAGGCAGACGCCAATGCCCTCGATGTTTCAAAGCAGGTTAGGCAGACTCTGGAAGAACTGAAAAAGGACTTCCCGCCCGGACTGGACTATCAGATTGCGCTGGACGCCACCAAGTTCATTAAGGCGTCAATAGACGAGGTGTTCCATACTCTAATGGAAGCGGTAGTTCTTGTGGTGCTGGTCGTCTTCCTTTTTCTCCAGAGCTTCAGGGCAACGGTCATACCCTGTATCGCCATCGTGGTCTCAATAGTGGGTACGTTCATCGGCATGTATGCGTTGGGCTTCTCCATCAATATGCTGACGTTATTCGGTATGGTCCTGGCGATTGGTCTTGTGGTAGATGATGCAATCGTAGTCGTCGAGAACGTCGAGCGTAACATGCATGAGTTCCACCTGGAGCCACGCCAGGCTACCCGGCGTGCCATGGAGGAGGTCACCGGTCCGGTTATCGCCATTGTCCTTGTGCTTGGTGCTGTTTTCATTCCGACAGCGTTCCTTGGCGGTATCACCGGACAGCTTTACAAACAGTTCGCCGTCACGATTGCAATATCCATGGCTATATCCGGATTTGTGGCACTGACGCTCACGCCGGCGCTTGCGGCTATCATCCTTAAACCGCAGCACGGTGATAAAAAAGGCTTCTTAGGAAGATTCTTCAAGTGGTTTAACGACTGGTTCGACCGTATGACACACCACTATACCAACGCAGTCCGTTCCGTGATTAAACGGGCAACCTTGGCCCTGATTCTGTTCGGTATTATGGTGGTGGGGATATATAGTCTTTTCCGCACCATCCCGACGAGCTTCGTGCCCGCTGAAGACCAAGGTTACTTGTTTGGTGTAGCCTACTTGCCCGATGCGGCAAGCCTAGACCGAACGGAGAAGGTGGGCAAACAAGCAACCGACATTTTTCTTAAGAATCCTGCCGTCTATTCGGTCGCCGTCCCAAATGGATATAGCTTGCTTGATTCTCAATTGAAAACAAATGCGGCAACGCTTTTTATCTCACTCAAGGACTATGAAGAGCGTGAGGAAAAGTCCATGCAGGCTCCTGCGATAATCCAGGAGGTCTTCCCAGAGCTTGCAGCGATTAAGGATGCTCAAGTTTTTCCCATGAACCCACCGTCAATACCCGGTCTTGGTGTAACTGGTGGCTTTGAGTTTTGGGTCCAGTATCGGGGCAGCGGAGGCTACTCCGAGGTGGATAAAGTTACGCGCGAGTTTATAGGGAAGGCCAGCCAACGCCCGGAGCTAGTAGGACTGGCCAGTACTATCCACTCTACCAGTCAAAAGCTTTTCCTCGAGGTTGACAGGCAAAAGACTCAAGCGCTCGGAGTGCCCATTAAGGATGTGTATGACGCCATGCAGACGCTCTACGGCTCGCTCTATGTGAGTCAATTTGACAAGTATAGCCAGGTGTTCCAGGTCATTTTGCAGGCAGAGTCTCGATACCGGGTACGCCCGGAGGACATTGGACAGATTTACGTGCGCACAAGTCAGGGAGATATGATGCCGCTTTCAGCGGTAGTTAAGACCCGCTATACTACCGGGCCTGACCTGGTTTCCCGGTTTAATGGCTTTCCTTCAGCGAAGATCACCGGCAGCGCTGCACCCGGTTATAGCTCAGGACAAGCGATAGCAACCATGGAAGAAGTTGCCCGCGAAGTACTGCCTGAGGGCTTTACGTTTGCCTGGAGCGGAGAGGCATTCGAGGAGAAACAGAGTGGCGGGACTTCATCGCTCGCTTTTATATTCGGTCTTATATTGGTGTTTCTCATCCTTTCAGCCCAGTATGAGAGCTGGTCTCTGCCTTTGAGTGTGACCCTGGCCGTACCGACTGGCATTTTCGGTGCACTGCTGGCCGTCTGGCTTCGAGGGCTCGACAACGACGTCTATTTCCAGATCGGCCTGGTTACACTGGTCGGTTTGTCTGCGAAGAATGCAATTTTAATCGTCGAGTTTGCGGTGCTAAAACGCCGGGAAGGGCTTTCTTTCTTAGATGCGGCAGCAGAAGCGGCGCGGCTCAGGCTTAGGCCGATCGTGATGACCTCGCTATGCTTCATTCTTGGTATGGTGCCCCTGGTCATTGCCAGCGGAGCAGGAGCCAACAGCCGCCACTCGATCGGTACAGGGGTTATGGGCGGCATGACCTCGGCCACGTTACTGGCAGTATTCTTCGTGCCGCTATTCTTCTTCCTTGTAGAGAACTTCAGCGAGCGTTTTTTCGGTAAAGAGAAGAAGGTCACAACTGCAGAGCCGGTACACGGCGATGGGGTGGCACAGACCGTAAACCCAAAAGAGGAAAAAGTCTAA